The DNA segment TAATGTAGATAGTAGTGTACCTAATTCACAATATTACTCTGATGATTAAATTAATAACCCAACAAAAGCACCTAAAGACCATGTGTGGTAGAGAGAGTCAGTGTTCAATGTGTTaaccattattatcatcattaccaTTATCATTAGTCTATTAGCATACCAGTATAACCTTTATCATACCCTATCCTGTTCACTATTTGTATCTCTGGTAAAATCAGCATCTTGGGAGCAAAGTTGTGTCTCTAATATTTGTATTCCCCAGGGACTTAGCACAAATATTATCATATGATCCATAGGGAATTATTGCCTTGCTCTTGTTTTTCCCCATAATTGGTACTAGGGTCTTAGATATTCAGAAGGTGCAACAAAGGCCACCTGACTCCACTCTACTGTTCAACctctttccctttattccttACCTTAACTCCTTTCCTGTGCACCTCTTTATAACCAAGTTCaacatttctctttgcttttaagtACAGATCATATCCtccagaaacagagaaagttCCTTTTGAAATGCTTTCCTTCAGAGGCTCTGAAAGCTGCTCCATTGCAGCCTGACAATATTTGAAAGATACATCTTCATTTTGCATCAAGAAATcatccttctttttctctatgGTGTCCTGCCAGGGAAATGTAGAGAAATCCAATGGGAAGAAGCTGTTAGGAGGGAAAGTTCAACTGTCATCCTTTTAGAAAAAGCATCCTGATTACCTAAGAGTACAATGAAACATGGAACAGACCAGGAGTCAAGAGACTTTTAGCCCTAGTTCTGACCAATTCTCTGTGTGACCTGTGGAAAGTCCCTTTACTTCCCTGGGGTTGGAAGACATGAACTCCATGGTTCCTTCTGCTGTAGTATGATTAACAGTGACCCAATCATCAACAATGAGCAATAGGAAGTTGAATTGTGGCTAGAAGTAGAGTTTCCTCAGAGAGTTTGGGTTGTTATGGATGAAAATGtacatccccctgccccccaaacaaTCATCTGGTAATGACTAAAGTGTATTCTGAGCAGACTTTGGAACTCTCCATGAATTCTTTTAACAAGAATTTGAGTgtgtaaagaggaaaaaataaacatttctcctgctcttgaaaatTACAATACAGCTGACTTTCTggcattttctcaaaatgaacaaagagatttttttcactgTAGGGTGGTCATAGACTGAAAGACAAACTTCCAGAAAGATGCCAATGGTAATTAATTGTCCCCAGGAATTAAACTCTCCTCCAAGATTTCCTTCTTCTGATGTATACCCCTTGCATGGTCCTGGAGCCTATGAATTTGCTGAATTTTATTCCAGTGGTTAGATATTACATGGTACAAGTTAACTTTAAGAAATGGAGATTACTAGAGGGTAGGATTGGAGAAGGCTTAGATAAGACCATATATTCTTTTAAAGCAGAGAGTTCTCCCAAGCTCTTAGTAGAAGAGGAagtcaaaaaaactaaaatatgaaaagaattttatgtgtCATTGTTGTcctgaagatgaaaagagaacaTGGAGATATACAAAAAATGCTTCTAGGAGCTGGAGGCACCCCCTGTCTGAAAGCCAACAAAAAAGGGAACATGAATCCTACAACCAAAAGGAAGGGGATTCAGTCAGCAGCCCGAATGAACTTGGAGCCACTCCAGAGCCTGCAGCTGAGAACTCATTTTGGCCAATATCTTGTTTTTAGTCTGTGACACTCTGAGCAGAGGATGGCACCATCCTATGCCTATGTTCTGACCTACAGAATGGTAAGCTTatgcatgtatattatatatgtattatatatattatatatgaataatatatatatacaaatatatatttattattacaatGTGCTAAATCAATGGTAATTTTCAAATGttgcaatagaaaattaatagaaTGCCCATCTTTTAGTAAAAAGGTGACTAGTAACCCTGTAGTGCCCTGTCACTCACAAGAACCCAGGTTCCATCCACCATGAGAGGTAGAAGAGCTGCGGAGTCAAAAAAATGTACTGTAAGCATTCATCCAGAAGGGTAGGAATTAGGAAGGATAAATGCTAAGACACACTACCACAAGCTTTTTCTGGAAAGACCGCTTGTCATCCTTAAAGGAATGCTCCATGAAGACTGCAATGGCTTCCCTCTCGCAGTCTGTATGCACATCCAGCAGCTCCTGGAGTGTGTCTGTGGGGAAGCTCACTCGTTGGGCCATCTGCTCGCTGTAGTGGTCGGCTGCCTTCTGCACGGCCACTGAGTTCTCACGCTGGGCAAGAGCTGTCACCACGTTCTCCAAGCAAGGAACTTCTCCCGTCTTGATGGCATCCACATAGGCTTTCAACAGAGTCCCCAGCCCTGAATAAGGCAGGAAATTTGAGGATAAATAGCGAGGTCTTAATCATTGGCTTCCAGTTTTTATGGAGCATCATCCTGAGATCACAAAAACCCCACCTTATTtagaaacaaactttattttcttctttgggaatCTATTTCTTTCTAACAACattgttttcctattctttgttttattgttctccatttcttcatattataatttaaatgatCAATTACaggagcgcctgtgtggctcagtcatttgagcatccaattttggctgaGGACATGATCTTgtagctcatgggttcaagctctgggcagggttctgtgctgacagcttggagcctggagcctgcttcggattctgtatctccatctctctctgccccttccccgctcgcgctctctctctctctcaaaaataaacattaaaacaatttttttaataattgattcATTGCAATTAATATGCTCATGGGTCACTGGGAAAATAGTTTCCCATTcaatgagaataaaaaggaatagattATACAGGTGAAGTAGTATACACAAACAAGACCAGCTACATAATTggacaaaatggacaaaatggaAACGTGGGCTCCTAGTTGAAAATGATCAAGAATTCAAAACACGGatagatgggtgcctgggtggctcagctggtgaagcaatcgactcttgatttccactcagatcatgatctcatggtttgagttgaAGCCCCagatcagactctgcactgacagcttagaattctctctcccaaaataaataaggaaacttaaaacaaaacacacagagagTATTGGCTCATCTCTGCACAAGGTATTACAGGACTGTATAAGTCACGTGCCCATGAAGCCTGCTCTGCATATAAGACTATACATAATTTTCTTTGTCAATGGGCTTGCCGGAACATCTGACTCATGTAAGTTTACAAAATACCTACTATATCCTTAAAGACCAGAAGATATCCTATAGGATTTCTCAATCTGCAGATGTCCTCTCTTTAACTCTGTCTTGCCTTTTTATAATTAGTGAATTAGGGTTTTGAGATATATTAAGTTTCAGCAAACCCTCACATAGGGAGACTAATTAAGAAACATGTATGGATACCTTTTCATGGCATGAATATCTGCTTCCCCATCATTACACACAGATGTCAACAAAATTACTGCCAAACTCAGAGTATACTCAAAGCTCCCCCACGCACACTGATACAGAGACATGCTGTGGGACAAAGGTGACTCACGGTTCCCAGTGACAATGATTCCCTCTCGTAGGGTCTTGGTCTTTGTATGAGTGAAAATATAGGTGCAGAATTTGTTTGATTGCTTCCGGAAACTACTGTCCAGCTGGTCTTCTGGCACGTTTTCAATATGGGCTAAGAGATTTTTGTCATTTGTAGGCCGGTCAAAGATGAAGCACTTCCGTTTTGGAAAGAACTGTCTGATACACTCTCTGGGAATGTTGGAATTTTGGATTTTGGGATTTGTGCCTGCAAAGGTGGAAAAAAGGTGATCACTGAAAGGCAGCCTTCAGGTAGAGGAGTGAGGACTTCATTTCCAGGAATTTTCCCATCATTGCAGCTCCTGTGTCTGTAAATCTCCTTTCATCCAGTCATTTCTAACCAACCTGGGCCATCACCACAGGTATGGAAAATCCATTTCTGCATGGAGCAGAGTCAAGAAAATActatgggagaagaaagaaaggcatcaGGCTCAACTGAACAAACTTATAATTGGTTTCCTTAGCATTGGTATGGAGTTTAGTGgtttaagtatttataaaatgtttatcaaatgactgatgaatgaacaaaagtagtgaaaattcctaaaataaagtAATGCCAGAAAGAAGAGTAAGACATTGTTTGTGAAAATAACAGGAGATGGACAAATAAtaccaagggaagaaaaaaatttctaaaattcagagtaaaaaaaaatcacactaaaaaaatatgtttggagCTCTTTTAGCGGAAGTGTCCACGTGGTAAGGTTAACCTGCAGGTAATTTGGAGGTCTTAACACTATCTATATCAGGCTAGATCTGACTTGGAAGTACTTCATAGAATGATTTTGGGGGATATATAAGatgttcaataaaatttttttggaaaaatgaatacatgaatgattaaataaaaacttgtattATTTCCAGGTGCCATCAATTATTCACTCtgctaaaataaagtaaaaataaaatgcaagtaaaATTAACATGTAGTGAATTAATGATATTAAAATGGTAACATAATGTACAAGAccgtaagaaagaagaaagtgaaatcatGTGACAGATAGATGTGGATCTGAAAGTCTTACTAgaaggacatctttttttttttttctggactcttAATGTGTAAATATCCTTTCTCTGAAATTTGTAACTGTCCAGGCACTAGTAAAGTATTCATAGAATATTTCATagaaacatgaaatatatttttaaaatacggTCAtttaaatatggtatatacatagtagaatactatttaaatttttttttttttagcgtttatttatttttgagacagagagagacaaacatgaacaggggagggtcagagagagggagacacagaatctgaaacaggctccaggctctgagctgtcagcacagagcccgacgcggggctcgaactcacggaccgcgagatcatgacctgggccgaagtcggccacttaaccgactgagccacccaggcgccccaatacataGTAGAATACTATTTagtcagagaggaagaaattCTAACACCTGCTACAGcatgaatgaatcttgaggacattatggttactgaaataagccagtcacaaaaagataagtagagtatgattccatttctatgaggTACCTAGATgggagacagagagtagaatggtggctgccaagggctgtgggtggggggtaTTAGGGAGTTAGTGTTTAGCAGGTACAACTTTGGATGgggaagataaaaagttttcGGAGTTGGTGGGTGGTGATgcttgcacaacaatgtgaatgcattTATTGCCACAGAAGTATAAGctcaaaaatggttaagatggtaaattttatgttttgtatatttttccataACAAACAATTTATGTCCGTTTATTTCTTGTGATTCAATGTTCACCAACTTCTAATCTGATGAGCTATTTTTGTCAGTATGAAACAAGAGGAGCACATAAAAGGAACACGAGTATGTGGGCCTTAGGAAGCTGCAGCACTGtaacctagaaaaatgtttcacaACACCCATTTGGTCTAAAATCATTTGGTTCCACAGTGGTCCTTAAATTTCCTCAGCGAGCTTACTCCAGCAGCTGGAGTTTTGCAGCTCATAACCTATGAAAAACAATCACCACACATCATTCACCAATCACCCCTCACTAATAGACTGTATCTCGAACCAAGGGCAAACAAAATTTGATTTCAAGTCCTGAAGGACAGGGCTTAGTTGCTCCCACTCCCTCTGGAACCTCCATCACCCATGCCATGCTCTGAGACCTGGAATTAGCTTCAAGGCATCCTCCAGGTACTCATCTTCAGTGATTGAGGATTCATCTATCTTCAACTCCAGAGTGAAATCCCGGACAGTCCAAACAAAGTCTGGAAAGAAACTCACAAACTCGGTGGAGTCCTCTACTTCATCAGGTGTTGAGGATTTTGCCCTGATGAGCTGCGTTAGTTCAGCCACGTAGCTGAGAATTCAGCTAAGGAAGGAGAAATGATTTATACCACAATTTCCAGgtcttataaaaacaaattttataaacattaacttATTTCCCATGTCCCTTCTCCTCAACCAGACAATTAAGATGACAGTCTCAGTTGCCATTCCTGTAAACTCAATAAAACATGGTGGTTTGGTCCCTGGAAGGATACTGCAGCTGCTCCAGGGCCTGGTGGTTGATGGTGCCTATGCTGTTATAGATCAAGGTGCTGCTCAGAAGCACAGTCAGGGCAAAGATCCATGAGTCATTCTTAGGGTTGACCTGGAAAGCACATTAGAGCAAAAGACTAAAGAGTCTCCCCTTCATTTACTTGTTAACATTTCTATTCATTAACACAGTGACTAGAACACAGTAGATATATGCCAATAAGCAGGAAATTATTCCTACAGCAAACTTTATGCGTCATGgacaacattaaaaacacaatgtcGTTCAGTTAAATTCAACAACTATTCATCGGTTGTCTTCTAAATGTCAGGCAATACATTTGGTTGTGTGGACACAACCACCCATATGATAGTCGTTGCCCTCAAGAAGTTGACTTTCTGGGCTGGTCAACCAATGAGTAAACATACAACCAAGAAACATTAACCAAGTTAATGATCTCTGCCAGGAGTAGAACCAGAAGcctaaaatgtaaaaggaaaagggGTAAAAACCAAAAACGTAACAAAGAAAAGTGCCCTGCGAATTCTGAGCAAGAGATTACATCTGACTGTGAAATGATGGCagtgggtaaaaaaaaataggtgggtTTTAAAGAAATGATGCAGTGTGGATTTGTGGAAATGAAAAGATCATGGGAGGACCAACACAAGCCAAGTCAGAATTAAAAAGCACAatcatataaatgtattatagAATTACTCCATTTGGCTGAAGCAATGTATAAATGTGTGAGAGTAGATGACAAGACTGGGAAGAAGATTCAAGACAAGATGGGAGGGGCATTGAAATTTGGTGAGTTGTTCTCTATTGCCACCAGTTATTAATAATATGGTATGTTTGGGTCCCTTAAACAAGTGTAattagataaaaagaaacaagttttggccaaaatataatatatttcacCATCAAGAGTCCCTCTTCATTTTTTGGGTGGGAGGTGGTAATTAGAGTAGATCTAACTCACTAGGAATTAAGTTGCAGGGCCCTTGAATGGTAAGTAACAAGTTGGTacttatgttcttttttcttagtttgaGAAGTTGCTGGTACATTCAAAGAAGGGATAAACTTGTTAAAATCCAAACATATGGTGAGATGAATTCATGAGGCCTGAtaggttttgttttagtttctcttctgtttttattttacactttattttataCTGAGGACTTTAAaacttaaagttttaaaacattaaaaaattttaattcagaatttctaagtctctcctttattttttgaggggcaGTATCAGAATCAACCCATCTTCTGCTGCTACAATGTAGACTCAGACTTATATGAAGTAAGGAGAAACTACTGATTGTGCCTAATACTGTGAAGACAACACGCCTACAAGTATCCTGTTTACAATATTTTCTATTGGTCAAGATCATGCTTTTTAGAAGTCAGTGAAGAAACTTAGACTAAAATCATTATGGATGTTCTTGGAACAGCCAAAGCTTTTCTggagtttatttaaatatattactttgtTCAAACCTATTTTTGAGGCTACCATATTCAAACTCACCAATCCATACAATTTAACTGGTAGTCCCATTGACCTGATGGGTTACACTTCAGTCAGTTTTCGTGTTATTTCACCAGGAAAGTTGAAATCTAATCCCTACCCTCTACAAGGTTGCATCCATGGCACCTGGTACTGATTGTACTAAGTACTTGAGGTCTCCCCGCTAACCTCTGGGTCTTTACTTTCTTCCCTGCTGTGTCTGTAGTACTTAGCAGAGAGGCCTGGATGTAGCTACTCAAAAGTGTTTATTAAATTGTGTCATTAACCCTGGTGTTAAAAGTAAGATGAATATCTTaactcaaaatatcaaaatatttgtgCTCTCAAGGAAAAAAGTTCAAGATAAGAGAATTTAACCTCATTATCTATAATTTGCACTTGCTATTTGTAGGAATAGGTCACAGAAGTGGAATTGAGGTAGTGAATTAATAGGCAAGAGCAAGGAAGTTTACTCAACTTTCTTCCTTACCTTTTTCACATCCCCCAGGCCCTCAGTGTCCAGAAGGACAAGGATGTGGTTCTTCTTGGAGGAGTGGGGCACACACCACATCCAGATGCCCTTGGTTTCAGATCTCACTGTGGCGTTCATACGGAAACCTGCAAGGGAGAAGTTAACAACATACAGGGACAGTAGATAGTCCAGGTTCCCCAGGAGCTACAGTGGTGAAACTTATAAATGTCTTCCATTTCAGGGTCCAGCAGGGAAAGGAGTTTCTTCCATTTCAGCGACAATCTACTGTTTACAGACATTAAGGATTTTCTGAGGAAACACTTTGGGCCCCCTGTTCATCTTGTACCTGTATAGGCTCAAATAGGTCATAGGACAGATTAATGTAAACTCTACTAACCTGTGTAGTTTTAGCTGacccttaaaaggaaaaaaaaaactttattgcactgaaaaaaataagaaacacaagcagcaaataaatatatgaaaaggttCTCAAACTGATTCATAGTGAGACATAGACTATGTGACTATATAGTCACAAGGTTAGCAAAAGCCAAAATGTCTAACATTACCAAATGGTGATAAGGATGTGGGAAAATCTCAGTGACTGCTAACAGTCTGTAAATTgtacataaaagttaaaaagctGTTTGAGACTGTCCAGAATGGCTGAAAACACAGATACCCTGTCAccctgtgggtccaattctgggtataATCAATGGGGGAAGGTTGAGTAAGTGTGTACTGGAATTTAAGTACAAAACCATTTATGATAGTTGAATTCATAAACAAGAAAATCTGGGACCAATCTCAACATTCATTaataataaatggagaaacaaattcTGATATCTTCATATGATTGTACACTATGCAGCAGttaacagaaataaattacaaatacatacaagaaaaacaacacacaaaagaatacacatggtacaatttcatttatataaactttaaaagcagACCAAATTAAACTTTTTTGAAATGCATAGACTAtaaaaccatttctttctttctttctttctttctttctttctttctttcttgctttcttgctttctttctttctttcttttagagagagagcgcgcgcacacacgaacaggatagaggggcagagagagagagagagagagagagagagagagagggttcagcacacagcctgatacagtgctctatctcatgaccctggtatcatgacctgagccaaaatcggtagttggacagtcaactgaccaagccacccaggtgcccctgaaaccatctttaaaaagcaaagacgtgccatcaaaattaaaaatattggtgAGCACAGATAAGAGTGTGAGAGGGTGTGATTTGGGCTTTGAGTGTTGGtaatattaaatttctttaccTGATCAGGTGACCATCTTACATTTAATAACTTTATAGTACATGTATGTTTTACAAACTTTTCTGGGCATATTACAGTTTTCACATTAGAAAAcactgaatacagaaagagagggagcacaatTTATCAAACTTTTgttatgaaatggaagaaaaaatttaatcttAGCTCCCTTGAGATTTGGGAATAACAggttcttccttcctccctccctccttcattccttccttcctctttttttctatctcttttattttttttaaatttttttttaaaacaatttaacgttttttttatttttatttttgagacagggagagacagagcatgaacaggggagggtcagagagagggagacacagaatctgaaacaggctccaggctctgagctgtcagcacagagcctgacacggggctcgaactcacggactgtgagatcaggaactgagccgaagtcggccgctcaaccaactgagccacccaggcgcccctttttctatctcttttaaaaagaagatacaataaactaaaattttatgCTGCTGGGAATGGCCCTGTAATTTGGGCAAAAGtgacacaaaaaaaagaaagggaatcaCGACAGGAGCTTAGCTGATGAGAGTGGATGGGTTCCAGAGAACAAGCAGGGTTGGAGACTCTTCTTTTTTACTAGATACAAGAGTAAGATTTTGTGGATAGATAGGGTTAGGTTGTAAATCTGATGGTGAGAATTAGAATTTTTCTTCAGTGGGAGGGGTTAGGCTCTTCCTTGAGATGACACTAGAGGAG comes from the Acinonyx jubatus isolate Ajub_Pintada_27869175 chromosome C1, VMU_Ajub_asm_v1.0, whole genome shotgun sequence genome and includes:
- the LOC106968049 gene encoding guanylate-binding protein 4-like yields the protein MASGLTMEAPICLIKNKEEELVVNPEALEILDKISQPVVVVGIAGLSRTGKSYLMNRLAGQNHGFRMNATVRSETKGIWMWCVPHSSKKNHILVLLDTEGLGDVKKVNPKNDSWIFALTVLLSSTLIYNSIGTINHQALEQLHYVAELTQLIRAKSSTPDEVEDSTEFVSFFPDFVWTVRDFTLELKIDESSITEDEYLEDALKLIPGTNPKIQNSNIPRECIRQFFPKRKCFIFDRPTNDKNLLAHIENVPEDQLDSSFRKQSNKFCTYIFTHTKTKTLREGIIVTGNRLGTLLKAYVDAIKTGEVPCLENVVTALAQRENSVAVQKAADHYSEQMAQRVSFPTDTLQELLDVHTDCEREAIAVFMEHSFKDDKRSFQKKLVDTIEKKKDDFLMQNEDVSFKYCQAAMEQLSEPLKESISKGTFSVSGGYDLYLKAKRNVELGYKEVHRKGVKANEILQNFLQSQAAVEESIMHLDKALTAGDMAKAVEQAKREASEKEQEQLKQKENEQKQKMEAQERSLKENLSQLEEKIKKEKENTQEMLERMLKHYLKVQEELLNERFGKKSEELNKEINRLQEEIERNKKTDPLLISKAIDVAGNVLIVALPEIFRLVRQGRKILNENN